One segment of bacterium DNA contains the following:
- a CDS encoding DUF2283 domain-containing protein, with protein MTESYLEVTFRQGRPMAAYLYLPRRAREKSYRTSKADPGLVIDFNRSGKPIGIEITAPAKLTLAALNKVLRDLDLPPASRSDLAPLRAA; from the coding sequence ATGACGGAGTCTTATCTCGAAGTCACCTTTCGGCAGGGCAGGCCCATGGCGGCCTATCTCTACCTGCCGCGGCGAGCGCGAGAAAAGAGCTATCGCACGTCCAAGGCTGACCCCGGGCTGGTCATTGACTTTAACCGCAGCGGAAAGCCGATCGGCATCGAAATCACCGCACCTGCGAAGCTCACGCTCGCTGCTCTCAACAAGGTCCTGCGCGATCTTGACTTGCCGCCGGCAAGCCGGTCGGATTTGGCTCCACTTCGAGCCGCTTAG